The following coding sequences lie in one Rutidosis leptorrhynchoides isolate AG116_Rl617_1_P2 chromosome 6, CSIRO_AGI_Rlap_v1, whole genome shotgun sequence genomic window:
- the LOC139854244 gene encoding F-box protein At5g07610-like has protein sequence MIRRFLKSVYHIIGASSQHPVNIDCSNKLTSPANAVESSDDLLIEILLRLPVNSILVFKSVSKRWYSIITDPKFTLHHRSTIPKLDPASGLYIEQPGSYSVYDFVPLDTRIQVIKSSPSNIILRYYHRKVIILQSCHGLLLCRGAYMYHNDYNYYVYNPTTNMFKDLPPCPISNGNMRMAYDPTKSPHYKLVYARSVAYN, from the coding sequence ATGATACGCCGTTTTCTAAAATCCGTGTATCATATTATCGGAGCTTCATCTCAACATCCTGTTAATATCGATTGCAGTAACAAACTCACTTCACCTGCAAATGCAGTCGAATCCAGTGACGACCTATTAATCGAAATCTTACTCCGTTTACCCGTTAACTCAATTCTCGTATTCAAATCTGTATCCAAACGCTGGTATTCGATCATCACAGACCCTAAGTTCACTCTACACCATCGTAGCACCATTCCTAAATTGGATCCTGCTTCTGGTCTCTATATTGAGCAGCCTGGATCATACTCTGTGTATGATTTTGTGCCGTTAGATACCAGAATTCAGGTCATTAAATCATCTCCATCTAACATAATTTTAAGGTATTATCACCGCAAAGTTATAATTCTACAGTCCTGCCATGGGTTGCTTTTGTGTCGAGGGGCTTATATGTATCATAATGACTATAATTATTACGTGTACAATCCAACCACTAATATGTTTAAAGACCTTCCACCGTGTCCCATTAGTAATGGTAATATGAGAATGGCTTATGATCCTACAAAATCACCTCATTACAAATTGGTGTATGCTAGATCTGTAGCTTATAattga